A window of the Besnoitia besnoiti strain Bb-Ger1 chromosome VI, whole genome shotgun sequence genome harbors these coding sequences:
- a CDS encoding peptidylprolyl isomerase domain-containing protein (encoded by transcript BESB_065060) has translation MHSEIERAVAGKVAASIRASGNAFCRVTFAICSRTPRPEQMTETTKDTGGCGTALATDEQALDVLFEIFKQQVPKTSARFLSLAQSGQYDGCPVHRVVAGGWIQCGDIVDGSGANSGTSTVLGEPETFAVKHDAPGVLGACHAASGEGGSQFYVTLKPLQPFDGKFVAFGRSVMGSASLLDLLQRNRGLCDENTQRPIRDTFVVKKMVVFC, from the exons ATGCACAGCGAGATCGAACGCGCGGTGGCCGGAAAAGTCGCCGCATCCATTAGGGCTTCTGGGAACGCCTTCTGTCGCGTGACCTTCGCCATTTgctcgcgcacgccgaggCCGGAGCAGATGACAGAGACTACGAAGGATACCGGGGGTTGTGGAACCGCGCTGGCGACCGACGAACAAGCTCTCGATGTGCTCTTCGAGATATTCAAGCAGCAGGTCCCCAAAACAAGCGCCAGATTCCTGAGCTTGGCTCAGAGCGGCCAGTACGACGGGTGCCCCGTTCATCGTGTCGTCGCTGGTGGATGGATCCAATGCG GTGACATCGTTGACGGAAGTGGCGCGAACAGCGGCACAAGCACAGTTCTGGGGGAGCCGGAAACCTTTGCAGTGAAGCACGACGCCCCAG GAGTTCTTGGTGCGTGCCACGCCGCGTCCGGAGAGGGTGGAAGCCAGTTCTACGTGACGCTGAAACCATTGCAGCCGTTTGACGGGAAATTCGTAGCGTTCGGTAGATCAGTCATGGGGTCTGCAAGTCTATTAGACCTTCTGCAGCGAAACCGAGGTCTGTGTGACGAAAACACTCAAAGACCCATTCGGGATACGTTTGTGGTCAAAAAAATGGTTGTATTCTGTTAG
- a CDS encoding hypothetical protein (encoded by transcript BESB_065070) produces MVNYYSQMERSRHASHADEDLHDSAAFNVTGSSYLPVAEADATMTMDPFEGEEDGRLEETKSQRMSWSDRRLRKSKRSTRGDMRGAGFLIALLALSTYVLRQLWAPKLSFMTKERAPVDMQLISVEAAQEAVLAALSETEALMRNDFFQQYLNTGDGITRAALLTELKDIEAFAFASDMPQELYALALEQMNALKSEFVWRAARAEYVRMKRIVGSSAGRSPASAYKEWFLETAKTMEENAAREVAAVERMVALDTFVDIRRWTDAAKEARDVQRWAATLRSQ; encoded by the coding sequence ATGGTAAACTACTACAGCCAAATGGAGAGATCGAGGCATGCGtcgcacgcagacgaggactTGCACGATTCTGCTGCCTTCAACGTCACGGGCTCTTCATACCTTCCCGtggcagaggcagacgcaacCATGACTATGGACCCATttgagggagaagaggatgGTCGTCTTGAAGAAACAAAAAGCCAACGGATGAGCTGGAGTGATCGGCGATTGCGCAAGAGTAAACGATCCACTCGAGGCGACATGCGTGGAGCTGGCTTTCTTATAGCGCTGCTCGCGTTGTCGACCTATGTCCTCAGACAGTTGTGGGCACCCAAGCTTTCATTTATGACTAAAGAGCGCGCGCCTGTGGACATGCAACTCATCTCGGTTGAAGCCGCTCAAGAGGCGGTCCTGGCGGCCCTGTCGGAGACTGAAGCCCTGATGAGGAATGACTTTTTCCAGCAGTATCTGAACACCGGCGATGGAATAACCCGAGCGGCACTGCTGACAGAACTGAAGGATATCGAAGCGTTTGCATTTGCGTCAGATATGCCCCAGGAGCTGTACGCACTGGCGTTGGAGCAGATGAACGCTCTGAAGTCAGAATTCGTGTGGCGAGCAGCCCGCGCGGAGTATGTTCGCATGAAGCGTATAGTTGGTTCCAGTGCTGGCAGAAGCCCGGCTTCAGCGTATAAGGAGTGGTTCCtcgagacagcgaagacgatgGAAGAGAACGCTGCTCGCGAAGTCGCTGCGGTCGAGCGAATGGTGGCGTTAGACACTTTTGTGGATATTCGTCGGTGGACAGATGCGGCGAAAGAGGCCCGTGATGTGCAGAGGTGGGCTGCCACACTTCGGTCGCAGTGA
- a CDS encoding hypothetical protein (encoded by transcript BESB_065050) — MEGQGESSSALWIPNRYYGPPLSFDFRMPGKLRRSGAVYLSVMVTYIEQDEPQRVSFLPIRFLSLLSSLDDTGSAPQQSASTIPEDDERSAYILPWQALKNHIFLPPGYMGEGRWVRSEGLTPMTKLGSAYGVPSNVLQPGQRVTLACVAPRDPVLLLPPLDDVPRILQVSKRLSRGRGAAATRVRATAANKGHQNHLPRYEPGIGFPAIDRILNSRSAPRYGIAAASTGITADPGDAQGNSDENETEVNAPPQAELEDLTAKMASIFLAEEDGLGFSLPVPVLVDDIFFMFIEPNGDSSPRLIADLHVRPCVEPIHPPLLHEAEDVPVEPKQGTGGRRGFFRWLFGKGETTEIKESRSDMVRRCKLKRVTVVEIKGTEALMSPKHLKMALLQIRSRLLTDTDCVISTVPRAPPRRGAARAGIRQQVTVQLVCPSVEEISIVIREKENADKAYKLFKRRRVAQLEATVSGAILGMLTTYAGFRGFTKDPQRTKEFFGDVIGEQHAEQSNPETFFPSENDLYHLMGVKNIPRIVAFRKKDRRIGNSGLAVNIGLSVMTLAVVATATLLGMKMARGSWHILRNRMRMSKLRKELERPLIGAHDSDAPRETGGEQECATKDVIFLQLLY; from the exons ATGGAGGGTCAAGGCGAGTCGAGTTCCGCGCTGTGGATCCCCAATCGTTACTATGGACCTCCTCTGAGCTTCGACTTTCGGATGCCGGGGAAACTCCGCCGAAGTG GAGCAGTGTATCTGTCCGTGATGGTGACGTACATCGAACAGGACGAGCCTCAAAGGGTGTCGTTTTTGCCAATAAggtttctgtctctcctgtcATCACTCGACGACACGGGTTCAGCGCCTCAACAGTCCGCGTCAACTATCCCAGAGGATGATGAGCGGTCGGCCTACATCCTTCCGTGGCAAGCCCTGAAAAACCATATCTTTTTGCCCCCTGGGTACATGGGAGAGGGCCGTTGGGTGCGCTCCGAAGGGCTGACTCCCATGACAAAGTTGGGGAGCGCATACGGGGTACCCAGTAATGTCCTTCAGCCTGGCCAGCGAGTCACATTGGCTTGTGTTGCACCCAGAGACCCCGTGCTGCTGCTACCTCCGCTTGATGACGTGCCAAGGA TCCTGCAGGTCTCCAAACGACTCAGCCGGGGGCGTGGTGCAGCTGCTACGCGAGTCCGGGCGACTGCAGCAAATAAAGGACATCAGAATCATTTGCCTCGTTACGAACCAGGAATCGGGTTTCCAGCGATAGATCGCATCCTGAATAGCAGATCAGCCCCACGATATGGAATCGCAGCCGCCTCAACAGGGATCACGGCAGACCCGGGGGATGCTCAGGGCAACAGCGACGAAAACGAAACTGAGGTTAATGCTCCCCCACAAGCCGAACTTGAAGATTTGACAGCTAAAATGGCTTCCATTTTTCTAGCCGAAGAGGATGGTTTAGGGTTTTCACTGCCCGTTCCGGTCCTTGTGGATGACATTTTCTTTATGTTCATCGAACCTAATGGGGACTCGTCACCACGACTAATCGCTGATTTGCACGTACGTCCGTGTGTGGAGCCCATTCATCCCCCATTGTTACACGAGGCAGAGGATGTCCCAGTGGAGCCGAAGCAGGGCActggaggaaggagaggctTCTTCAGGTGGTTATTCGGCAAGGGAGAAACTACAGAAATTAaggagagccgcagcgacaTGGTGCGCCGCTGCAAGCTTAAGCGGGTAACAGTAGTTGAAATCAAAGGCACCGAGGCTTTGATGTCTCCCAAGCATCTGAAGATGGCATTGCTTCAAATAAGGAGTCGTCTGCTGACAGACACAGACTGCGTCATTTCCACTGTTCCACGTGCACCGCCAAGGCGTGGCGCGGCAAGAGCTGGTATCAGACAGCAGGTGACTGTTCAACTGGTGTGTCCATCGGTCGAGGAGATTTCAATAGTAATAA gagaaaaagaaaatgCTGACAAGGCTTACAAGCTGTTCAAGCGCCGGCGAGTTGCGCAACTGGAGGCGACTGTCAGTGGCGCGATTTTGGGAATGCTTACAACTTACGCGGGGTTTCGAGGTTTTACCAAAGATCCACAGAGGACTAAGGAGTTCTTTGGTGATGTGATCGGAGAGCAACACGCTGAGCAGAGCAACCCGGAGACGTTTTTCCCATCAGAAAATGATCTTTATCATCTGATGGGAGTCAAAAATATTCCGCGAATTGTAGCGTTTCGTAAGAAGGACCGGCGGATAGGCAATAGTGGCTTGGCAGTCAACATCGGCTTGAGCGTGATGACACTCGCTGTGGTCGCCACGGCTACGCTCCTTGGCATGAAAATGGCGCGAGGCTCATGGCACATACTTAGGAACCGGATGCGGATGTCGAAACTAAGGAAAGAGCTCGAGAGACCTCTAATAGGGGCGCACGATTCTGATGCGCCACGAGAAACAGGAGGGGAGCAGGAGTGCGCAACGAAGGACGTTATCTTTCTACAGCTGTTGTATTAG
- a CDS encoding hypothetical protein (encoded by transcript BESB_065040): protein MEPANEGIDEMEWRRTGPPAEDSTGADIARGSPAGEDGHRGWDDGNAQQEVNFGDTFVLPPLPPERVATFYKAWDCFSGSEPVPLDDVVLLRFDAPRSATGEDIVEIHSHGSRAGIAAVLRFFEGLARAFSALRDPSTAAAKRREAVWERAPGPPGAVEDRSKSQPREGDRRHGYLALCSSFRPRIAPAAAKPALPLQQHSAPPCEVSYAAPLAGEFENGASRAGVATECWRRALLLQALRKASPSPAAAKTRLKTHADAARGGDSQMASRKMNDERDSLCVSDCGQLRAAEAGEFTFRAYVNGKIENIQQMEALADLLNADTVSQHRLALRRLRRQPREVREVLDRWKARLQEALAFSEASLEIGDDAQEADGELARGWGAARADALVRDLLLEVRSHLELGEREELCRTGVKVVFCGPPNAGKSTFFNGLIGRDTAIVSPIAGTTRDVLTSAVQLLGSKVVFTDTAGLRPLARDSVTRPPGAVAPHAAHAAAEAGDESSGGVRLERPSDPLSPHEQRGGDPDRAERTRLEDSSAHAFRREREAEALERMQASRGGTEGTARQDRSRVLLHTSAPPAERGESGAADPLEREGIARAVRTAGDADILVILLEARATREETLTGAQKFLRAFKASFESSSLERDEVVGTKERRIFVVLNKADLWVPAMDYSKESHELPPSATSSQPRCVVLGATHVRSASSVRGTGTDTGTAARFSDKCLPPATGCSTARVPAVPPDTTSPSSPDTESRLSTSSAKPEPSVDAFADLLVDLEDVVKSELAPLLSAELVPVSSVSGGANSGSSCDRRSPNAEYHMDTAEKTASRPFVLPASGKLKWNVSALQALLSRAAADLISPKSIISSKKTRWDKVGGEAGAARGGNASDGGDEDGCEENVALLSGRRLLEALRGLAKCLSSFLTRESEEERNEDLRRALRLLRQRLLGETRPGEHTEAVLDVLFSSFCVGK, encoded by the exons ATGGAGCCAGCCAATGAGGGAATAGACGAGATGGAATGGCGCAGGACGGGGCCTCCCGCAGAGGATTCGACAGGAGCCGATATAGCTCGCGGCTCACCGGCAGGGGAGGACGGACACCGCGGATGGGACGACGGGAACGCGCAACAGGAAGTAAATTTTGGAGACACTTTTGTCCTTCCCCCTTTACCACCAGAGCGAGTGGCGACCTTCTACAAGGCCTGGGATTGCTTTAGTGGCAGCGAGCCTGTGCCCCTGGACGATGTCGTCCTTCTCCGGTTTGACGCCCCAAGGTCCGCAACAG GAGAAGACATAGTCGAGATCCATTCGCAtggaagccgcgcaggcatTGCTGCTGTGCTGCGCTTTTTTGAGGGGCTGGCGCGTGCTTTtagcgccctccgcgacccTAGCACGGCCGCGGCCAAACGCCGAGAAGCCGTGTGGGAGCGAGCGCCTGGACCCCCAGGTGCAGTGGAGGACAGAAGCAAAAGCCAaccgcgcgagggagacagacgccACGGGTACCTCGCTCTCTGTTCGTCGTTTCGGCCTCGCATCGCACCGGCGGCTGCCAAGCCGGCCCTTCCTTTACAGCAGCattcggcgccgccctgcgaggTATCGTATGCAGCGCCGCTTGCCGGCGAATTCGAGAACGGCGCATCTCGTGCAGGCGTCGCGACGGAGTGCTGGCGACGTGCGCTGCTACTGCAAGCGCTTCGCAAGGCATCACCGTCACCTGCGGCTGCGAAAACCCGCCTGAAGACGCACGCAGATGCTGCGCGCGGTGGCGACAGCCAAATGGCTTCACGCAAGATGAACGACGAGAGGGACTCATTGTGCGTCAGTGACTGCGGACAATTacgagctgcagaggcgggcgaATTCACGTTCCGCGCGTACGTTAACGGCAAAATCGAAAACATTCAACAgatggaggcgctcgcggatcTTCTCAAC GCTGACACCGTGAGTCAGCATCGCCTtgccctccggcgcctgcgacgccaaCCTCGGGAAGTGCGCGAAGTTCTGGACAGATGGAAGGCGCGTTTACAGGAGGCCCTGGCCTTCTCCGAGGCGTCCCTGGAGATCGGTGACGATGCACAAGAGGCCGATGGGGagctcgcgcgaggctgggGAGCTGCACGCGCCGACGCACTCGTTCGCGACCTCTTGCTTGAAGTGCGCTCGCACCTCGAGctgggagagagggaggagctGTGCCGCACAGGCGTGAAGGTTGTTTTCTGTGGCCCTCCAAATGCAG GCAAAAGTACGTTTTTCAATGGCCTGATCGGCCGCGACACTGCCATAGTTTCCCCTATCGCCGGCACCACTCGAGATGTGCTAACGAGCGCTGTCCAGCTTCTGGGTTCCAAAGTTGTCTTCACGGACACCGCGGGTCTCAGGCCCCTGGCGCGGGACAGTGTGACCCGGCCACCGGGTGCAGTGGCTCCGCACGCAGCTCAtgctgcggcagaggcgggcgacgagagcAGCGGAGGCGTTCGATTGGAGCGACCCTCCGACCCCCTCTCGCCACAtgagcagcgcggcggagacccaGACAGGGCCGAGCGCACACGGCTGGAAGATTCCTCGGCACACGCGTTTCGACGCGagcgggaggcggaggcgctggaaagGATGCAAGCGAGCAGAGGGGGCACAGAAGGCACTGCACGGCAGGACCGCTCAAGGGTTCTGCTACACACGTCTGCCCCCCCTGCGGAACGTGGGGAGTCGGGTGCTGCTGATCCTCTAGAGCGGGAAGGCATCGCGCGTGCCGTTCGTACAGCGGGGGACGCGGATATTTTGGTCATCCTTCTTGAGGCTCGCGCCACACGTGAGGAGACGCTTACGGGCGCCCAGAAGTTCTTGCGTGCGTTCAAAGCTTCATTTGAGTCCTCGTCTCTTGAGCGCGACGAGGTGGTAGGAACGAAGGAGCGTCGCATTTTCGTTGTTCTCAATAAGGCCGATCTGTGGGTGCCCGCCATGGACTACAGCAAGGAGTCGCATGAGCTTCCCCCGTCCGCGACCAGCTCTCAGCCACGCTGTGTCGTGCTCGGGGCGACACACGTGCGGAGCGCCTCGAGCGTGAGGGGCACTGGCACAGACACAGGCACTGCGGCGCGCTTCTCTGACAAGTGTCTCCCTCCGGCGACGGGCTGTTCCACAGCTCGCGTCCCTGCTGTCCCTCCGGACACAACTTCGCCATCTTCGCCTGACACCGAATCCAGGCTTTCGACATCTTCTGCCAAGCCCGAACCTTCGGTGGATGCTTTCGCAGACTTGCTTGTGGACCTCGAAGACGTTGTGAAATCCGAGCTCGCGCCTTTGCTCTCCGCCGAGCTGGTGCCGGTGTCGAGTGTCTCGGGAGGGGCGAATAGCGGCTCCAGTTGTGACCGAAGATCCCCGAATGCGGAGTACCACATGGAcacggcggagaagacggcgtCTCGCCCGTTCGTGTTGCCGGCGTCGGGAAAGCTGAAGTGGAATGTTTCAGCTTTGCAGGCGCTTCTGTCCCGTGCTGCGGCGGACCTTATATCTCCCAAGTCAATCATTTCCTCAAAGAAAACACGTTGGGACAAGGTCGGAGGGGAagcaggagctgcgcgaggcggcaaCGCCTCAGACGGAGGCGATGAGGACGGCTGTGAGGAGAACGTCGCGCTTTTGAGTGGAAGGAGGCTGCTGGAGGCTCTGCGGGGGCTTGCAAAGTGTTTGAGCAGCTTCTTGACACGCGAGTCTGAGGAAGAGCGGAATGAAGACCTTCG gcgcgcgctgcggctgctgcggcagcgtctgctaggcgagacgcggcccGGCGAGCACACCGAAGCAGTCCTGGACGTGCTTTTCAGTTCTTTCTGTGTCGGCAAATAG